The Salvelinus alpinus chromosome 28, SLU_Salpinus.1, whole genome shotgun sequence genome includes a window with the following:
- the LOC139558010 gene encoding indian hedgehog protein-like has protein sequence MIWNGPPPRFNPHHSNAFKCPRQGLLSGHSGSLKVSPMKVSSWWESLARLGLLAIFTWSSLVQGCGPGPGYGNRPRPRKLTPMPYKTSFPKLSENNLGASGRVEGKITRNSERFNELVCNYNTDIIFKDEEKTLADRFMTKRCKDCLNKLAIAVMNHWPGTKLRVTEAWDEDGHHPPDSLHYEGRAVDITTSDRIPDKYGMLAQLAVEAGFDFVYYESKYHVHCSVKADHSVAVEKGGCFPGWARVTLAGGGQKTLASLGPGDRVLALSGSGHIVLSRVLLFLHQDHESRSTFLVLATKDGRRLALTPHHLVFLAPHHKLHYSEYKAQFASRAKPGDYVLVHGADGRVQPSRIASVSQEEGMGVYAPLTEHGTLFVDGVLASSYALIEDHRLAHWAFGPLRLLLSFTQLVRGEGTLGAQVTEAEREHTKKPTHCNTQHICVNQTLSSPGVYVNTNTSDRQSSWAAVPINRDIEGGHCDSVREKVLSVHWYARLLHRLGQFFLDPKTFHH, from the exons ATGATCTGGAATGGACCACCACCAAGATTTAACCCCCATCATTCAAATGCATTTAAGTGCCCGAGACAGGGCTTGCTTAGTGGGCACAGTGGATCATTGAAGGTGTCCCCAATGAAGGTGTCCTCCTGGTGGGAAAGCCTGGCACGGCTTGGCCTGCTCGCTATCTTCACGTGGAGCTCCCTGGTCCAGGGGTGCGGGCCAGGCCCTGGGTACGGCAACCGCCCTAGGCCCAGGAAACTCACCCCCATGCCTTACAAGACCTCCTTCCCCAAACTTTCAGAGAACAACCTAGGTGCCAGCGGGAGGGTGGAGGGCAAGATCACACGTAACTCAGAACGCTTTAATGAACTGGTGTGTAACTACAACACCGATATTATCTTCAAAGATGAGGAGAAAACCCTTGCTGACCGCTTCATGACCAAG CGCTGTAAAGACTGCCTCAACAAACTAGCCATAGCGGTGATGAACCACTGGCCTGGGACGAAGCTGAGGGTGACAGAGGCCTGGGATGAGGACGGCCATCACCCCCCTGACTCTCTTCATTATGAGGGACGGGCTGTGGACATCACCACGTCAGACCGCATCCCAGACAAGTACGGCATGCTTGCCCAGCTGGCTGTGGAGGCTGGCTTTGACTTTGTGTACTATGAGTCCAAGTACCATGTGCACTGCTCTGTCAAAGCTG ATCACTCTGTGGCGGTGGAGAAGGGGGGCTGTTTCCCAGGCTGGGCCCGGGTGACCTTGGCCGGAGGGGGACAGAAGACCCTGGCCTCCCtggggcctggagacagagtgtTGGCCCTGTCTGGGTCAGGACACATCGTCCTCAGCCGCGTCCTTCTATTCCTACACCAAGACCATGAGAGCAGGTCCACTTTCCTGGTCCTGGCCACAAAAGATGGCCGCCGCCTAGCCCTCACTCCCCACCACCTGGTCTTCCTCGCACCCCATCACAAACTCCACTACAGTGAGTACAAGGCTCAGTTTGCCAGTAGAGCCAAACCGGGGGACTATGTACTCGTCCATGGAGCGGACGGCCGAGTACAACCATCCAGGATCGCATCTGTATCGCAGGAGGAAGGGATGGGTGTATACGCACCCCTGACTGAACACGGCACTCTGTTTGTGGATGGGGTGCTCGCATCCAGCTATGCACTTATAGAGGACCATAGACTGGCACACTGGGCGTTTGGGCCTCTGAGACTGCTGCTGTCATTCACCCAGCTGGTTAGGGGGGAGGGCACACTGGGAGCGCAGgtcacagaggcagagagagagcacacgAAGAAGCCCACtcactgcaacactcaacacATTTGTGTGAATCAGACACTCAGCAGCCCAGGCGTGTATGTGAATACAAACACTTCAGACAGACAAAGCAGTTGGGCTGCTGTACCCATAAACAGAGACATTGAGGGGGGACACTGTGACTCTGTGCGAGAAAAGGTTTTGAGTGTGCACTGGTATGCTAGGCTGCTACACAGGCTTGGACAGTTCTTTCTAGACCCAAAGACATTTCATCATTAG